ACAGGACAGTGAAGGTGTGGCCGTAAATGTGTGGTGGGCAGGAGGAGGGAACGGAACAGCAGCCATGTATTCGGTATTTACTATGGGTTAGGCCTGAGGCTGAGTGTGTTATATACCTAATCATTTCATTCTCCTGGCAACCCCATAAGATAGGTATTGTTTTCTTTcctagttttacagatgaggcaaatGAGGATCAGTGGTGAAAagatttgcccaaggtctcacaACTAAAAGGTGACAGACTCAGATTTAAATTCAGGTTTGACTTTAAAGCTTATGCCCTTGggcaggtgcaatggctcatacctgtaatcccaacactttgggaggccaaggagggaggttgtttgagcctaggagttcaagaccagacagggcaacgtagtgagactgcctctaccaaaaaaataataatacttagccaggtgtggtggcatgcacctgtagtcccagctactcaggaggctgaggtgggagaatcactcagCCCAGGatatggaggctgcagtgagttgtgtgattacaccactgaactccagcttgggcaacacagcaagattctgtctcaaaataaaaaagtaatgctCTTGCCCTTGATCACTGTGCTATCTGCCAGCAAGGAAGGGAAGCATTATGTAGTGAGGTGGGGAGAAGGCACTACAGAATAGTTTAACCTCTCCTAATCAGTCCCTCCTGGCGCCACTGCTTATCCCTCACGGCCAGAGGTGGGAAACACTAATCTCAGGGAAAAGAGATATCCTCACAAACCCAAATTCTTGATGGCTTCTGGAAGCATTAAAATACAGAGTGTCAGAGAAATGGGCAAGCAAGAGGGATGGGAGTAGAAAAATCTCATCTAGCCAGAGAGAGAGATGTAACTTGGATGCCTCAGACTGCAGCTCCACCATGAGCAACAGGAGGAAAAGCTGGCCCTGCAGCAAGCAGGGCCTCAAGAGTCTTTCCTTGTGGGCCACAGGAAATGGAAGAATCACAGGAAGGGGGAAGCAGAGGCACGCAGGTTATTCCCTCCCTAAGCCTCTCAGCTCAAGTGTAGGAAGAGCAGCCCTCCTTTCCCAATCCTGTTCTGGGGCTTAAGAGCTGCTGCACATCCTCCCCACCTGCTCACCTGTCATGGGGGGTGACCAGTTTGGGTGGGTTCCTGAGGTATTGTTTGAAGCGCAACTCGAAGGCCTGACCAATGGTGCTGATGACATCCTGGGCAAGCCCTTCAGGACACTCCAGAATGTGGCAGGCTGAGGGCACAGCAGAGGCGGTCATTGAGCTGAGCCCACTGGGAGGAGGCATAGACAGGGCCCTCATCTTCCTCAGCAGGAACCCCTACTTAGCTCTACTTAGCAAAAGCGGGTGCAGACCCCAGGTCCCGCTCATCTCCTCAAACAGCCGGACCCACCCAGTGCTCCCCACCATGCCTCACCTCTCTGATTCACAGGGTCTTTGGCAACATAGGCGACATACTCGGCTGTGTCCTGGGGAGGAAGGTCAGAAAATGTTACAGCTCCACTTTACTCCTAACCCCTAAAACCCCGTCCTTTTCAGATATCCCCACAATCCTAGCACCCCCACTTCTCTAATAAATGTCTTCCCAATCCCTAGCCCCTTGCTCTTCTCCCGCCACCTTTGCTCTGTTCCCCAACTCACCGGATCCCCGCCGGATGCAAATGAGATAGATTGCATGTGGTGGTTGGCGATGATCTGAGAATCAGGGCAGGGGATGAAGAAGGAAGGGAATGCCATGCGTCAGGCGCCTCAGGGCCCAGAACCCTCACACCCAGTTTCATTCTCTGGGTTCCTTATCCCATATCCTCACTTCCTCCGTCCCTACTGGTCTCTTGCTCTCAAGCCCTCTTCCTAGTTTTTGGCCTCCTAACTAGATCTCCCCTTAGCACCCCCACCAGTGTTTCTAGTCCCCCTGCCCAACTCCACCAACCTGCTTGCAGTCTGCGgccatgaggttgaggctgctggtGGAGATGGTGAGAGTGATTGGCATCCCAGCAAATTTCAGGTTACTCCTTCCCAGGATAGAGCTGAGCGGGCGGCTACAGGGCTAAGGTAGGGCCCAGGGTCTCAGAAGGTGAGGGTTCCCAGCTCCGGCAAACCACACTCTTGCCTTCTGGCCTTCCCCCACATGCCCCACACTTGCCTTCCCCCTGCCCCTCACATCTCCCAGCTGCATCCCTATCCCCAAGGACCCCAGATACCTTTCTCCTCCTTGTCGCCCCCTTAGCACCCGGCACAGCCTCACACACCAGACTGATGGCCTCCCTGGGGAAAGAGGGGTACTCAGACCCAGTGCCTGCCTGCTTCCCACTCAGCTGGGGCTGCcacagggctgggggaggggaaagcCAGGCCAGACTCCCAGGGCACTCCAGGCTCTTTGTCGTGGTGGATTGAATTAAGGGCCTTTAATATTTGATGACACTGAGAGGCCGCTTCCTGGCTGATTGGGTTAGGGCCTCAATGGGTACAGACCCACCCACTTCCAGCTACCAAATGTCCCATTCCCTTCCCAAAGGCAGCAGCAACCTTCCATCTACCCCCATTTTCTACTCCAGCTCTACCTGCCAGCTGCTTCTGCCACCTTCCCCACAACTCCCAAGGATGGATAGGTAAGGAGGATCCAGGCCAGAGGGGCCTCCTTTCAGTAAGATACAGAATTACCACCAGCTTTCTCTCAATCCCCTCCACTACCCAAAGATCAGCCCCCACCAGCAGCACTCAAGTGACcactcccctcctccctttcctgtgGCCTCACTAACCCCGGGACTCCCCCAATCCACTCCCTCCCCACTAACCTGGTGACCTGAGTCCGGGTGTTGAAGTCCAGGGCACGCATTGACTGCAGGACCTCCACACAGCCCATGTACTAAGCGGAAGGAGGGGAGGACAGCAGGTCAgcagctcccccaccccagccccttcaCAAAGGGCCCTAGGACTTTGCCCACATGGTCCTTAAGGGAAGTAGAGATGGAGAGGTTCTGCCCACTTCCCGTGGCTACATCCCACAATCAAGGTGAAAGACAACAGGGaatgaggagagaaagaaaggcaggctAGAAAGAAGGACCTCGCACTGGGGAGAGAGTTTGGAGGGGACCGACAGGCATTGGCTGGGATGGAGTGACAACTCCAGAAAGCAGGAGGAGAATGGAGGGGAGGATCAATAAGTCACTCATTCCAACACTTACTAAGAGCTTCTGCCATGCTGGGCATTGTGCTAAGCATGGCAGggtagaggtgggggtgggggagtcaAAAGAAGGAAGGGGGCTCAGGCAGAGCTGGAAGGGAAGGGACTACAGAATCAGGGAAGGGATGGGAAAGGTTTAGGAAATAGGACACTGAAACGGGGTTGTAGAACAGCAGGAGAAAAGAGATTCCAGCCAAGCTGGAGTGAGCAGaactggggggggggggggggcgggggctgGGAGGGAGTGGAAGAGAGAATGTTCACTCACCCGAACCAAGTAGCAAACCCCGGGTCCCATGACTTTGTCGTTGGGATGCAGCCAGCCCCGTGTGGGCTTATTGACAAAGCTCCCGTGGCGGGTCCACTCCTCGCCCCCCAGCTGGCCCCCTTCCACCCGAGTCCTGCGCCCGCCGCCTCCACTCAGCTTGTTCATGTCCTGGAGGAGGGGTAGGGGGCCTGAGTCTGGCATGGCTGCCCCTACGATCCCCTCCCCATCATCGGCTGCCCTTCCTGGCTCCCCCTTAGGCCCGGGGCGCCCCCCAGCCGGATTGGCGAGCCTCAGGTTGCTCATCCGCGGGAAGAAGGAGCACAGGGTAGTGGGACTATCGTCCCCAGGCAGAGGAGGCAGGATGGGTCCCAGGGATGAGGCTGATGGGGAAGGCAGCTCCTCCGGGGGGGTGGACCCTGAAGCCCCCTCCTCCAGCGATGACAGAGACTCATTCCGGAGTGGATTGTACTTGGGCTTAGGGGGCAGGAGATCCATAGCTGAGGTGAGAAAGGGGCTGCTGCCCGGCCTGGCCCCCCTGCCAGTTTGGGCAAGGGGGCCAGGCAGAGGGTATCCCCAGGCCCTTAGCCTGGTCGGACCTCTGTGGCCCAGGAGTCACAGAAGtcctggggagggagagggacaaGTGGGTTCCGCTCCCCAGCTCAGACCCAGACAGTTTCAGGCCCCATCCCCGCCCAACGTGGAGCCTCTTCTCTGGCTGAGAAGAGAACAGGCTGGACCCAGAGCTGCCTGGCTCCTCCCTGGGGGCGGGGAGCTAAGGAGAGAGACCAATCCGGAGGACAGTGCTGACTCACAGGCTCAGAGGGGCTGAGCCCCACCCTGCCCCAACCTCGAACTCTCCCCAGCCCTATACAAACAACTAGTAATCTGGGGAGGAGTaaagtggggggtgggaggagaggatGGAGAAATAAGACGGAAAGGAGGGAGATAAGAGGAGGTGCGGGTCACTGGAAACCGGACACAGGCAGACCAAAGGGGCCAGGAAGCCAGGCGAGAGTAGAGAGGAATGAGGGAGGAAACGGAGGCAACTGGGGGTGGAAAAGGGAGGAGATCTCAGAGCTCAGCATTTCCCTTCCTGTCCTGGTTGAACACTAGAATTCCCCCATTCTCGAGCCCAGGCCACCCCGCACCACTACCACATACAGTGAGCCTGGGCCATTAGCAT
The DNA window shown above is from Callithrix jacchus isolate 240 chromosome 18, calJac240_pri, whole genome shotgun sequence and carries:
- the SHC1 gene encoding SHC-transforming protein 1 isoform X2 produces the protein MDLLPPKPKYNPLRNESLSSLEEGASGSTPPEELPSPSASSLGPILPPLPGDDSPTTLCSFFPRMSNLRLANPAGGRPGPKGEPGRAADDGEGIVGAAMPDSGPLPLLQDMNKLSGGGGRRTRVEGGQLGGEEWTRHGSFVNKPTRGWLHPNDKVMGPGVCYLVRYMGCVEVLQSMRALDFNTRTQVTREAISLVCEAVPGAKGATRRRKPCSRPLSSILGRSNLKFAGMPITLTISTSSLNLMAADCKQIIANHHMQSISFASGGDPDTAEYVAYVAKDPVNQRACHILECPEGLAQDVISTIGQAFELRFKQYLRNPPKLVTPHDRMAGFDGSAWDEEEEEPPDHQYYNDFPGKEPPLGGVVDMRLREGATPPTAQTPSHLGATLPIGQPVGGDPEVRKQMPLPPPCPAGRELFDDPSYVNVQNLDKARQAGGGAGPPNPAINGSAPRDLFDMKPFEDALRVPPPPQSVTMAEQLRGEPWFHGKLSRREAEALLQLNGDFLVRESTTTPGQYVLTGLQSGQPKHLLLVDPEGVVRTKDHRFESVSHLISYHMDNHLPIISAGSELCLQQPVERKL
- the SHC1 gene encoding SHC-transforming protein 1 isoform X3, encoding MDLLPPKPKYNPLRNESLSSLEEGASGSTPPEELPSPSASSLGPILPPLPGDDSPTTLCSFFPRMSNLRLANPAGGRPGPKGEPGRAADDGEGIVGAAMPDSGPLPLLQDMNKLSGGGGRRTRVEGGQLGGEEWTRHGSFVNKPTRGWLHPNDKVMGPGVCYLVRYMGCVEVLQSMRALDFNTRTQVTREAISLVCEAVPGAKGATRRRKPCSRPLSSILGRSNLKFAGMPITLTISTSSLNLMAADCKQIIANHHMQSISFASGGDPDTAEYVAYVAKDPVNQRACHILECPEGLAQDVISTIGQAFELRFKQYLRNPPKLVTPHDRMAGFDGSAWDEEEEEPPDHQYYNDFPGKEPPLGGVVDMRLREGATPPTAQTPSHLGATLPIGQPVGGDPEVRKQMPLPPPCPGRELFDDPSYVNVQNLDKARQAGGGAGPPNPAINGSAPRDLFDMKPFEDALRVPPPPQSVTMAEQLRGEPWFHGKLSRREAEALLQLNGDFLVRESTTTPGQYVLTGLQSGQPKHLLLVDPEGVVRTKDHRFESVSHLISYHMDNHLPIISAGSELCLQQPVERKL
- the SHC1 gene encoding SHC-transforming protein 1 isoform X1 translates to MDLLPPKPKYNPLRNESLSSLEEGASGSTPPEELPSPSASSLGPILPPLPGDDSPTTLCSFFPRMSNLRLANPAGGRPGPKGEPGRAADDGEGIVGAAMPDSGPLPLLQDMNKLSGGGGRRTRVEGGQLGGEEWTRHGSFVNKPTRGWLHPNDKVMGPGVCYLVRYMGCVEVLQSMRALDFNTRTQVTREAISLVCEAVPGAKGATRRRKPCSRPLSSILGRSNLKFAGMPITLTISTSSLNLMAADCKQIIANHHMQSISFASGGDPDTAEYVAYVAKDPVNQRACHILECPEGLAQDVISTIGQAFELRFKQYLRNPPKLVTPHDRMAGFDGSAWDEEEEEPPDHQYYNDFPGKEPPLGGVVDMRLREGATPPTAQTPSHLGATLPIGQPVGGDPEVRKQMPLPPPCPGRELFDDPSYVNVQNLDKARQAGGGAGPPNPAINGSAPRDLFDMKPFEDALRVPPPPQSVTMAEQLRGEPWFHGKLSRREAEALLQLNGDFLVRESTTTPGQYVLTGLQSGQPKHLLLVDPEGVVSMAEVRVRGGRKEGTVPYSAFLFLPPLLSRHFLLGSSLWASLLFKVSGIFLQGLIP